The following coding sequences lie in one Lolium perenne isolate Kyuss_39 chromosome 2, Kyuss_2.0, whole genome shotgun sequence genomic window:
- the LOC127329505 gene encoding subtilisin-like protease SBT1.4: protein MSVPAPRVLYSYSHAATGFAARLTGRQAAHLASQRSVLAVVPDATLQLHTTLTPSFLGLSSSSGLLPASNGATDVVIGVMDTGVYPIDRASFAADPSVPPLPPGKFRGSCISAPSFNASAYCNGKLVGAKAFYEGYELELGRSMNEMEESRSPLDTNGHGTHTASTAAGSAVADAALYGYARGKAVGMAPGARIASYKVCWKYGCMTSDVEELAQRGIDAIEQVVFFQGRPNKRK, encoded by the coding sequence ATGTCCGTCCCGGCGCCGAGGGTGCTCTACTCCTACTCCCACGCGGCGACGGGCTTCGCAGCGCGCCTCACGGGACGCCAGGCCGCACACCTAGCGTCCCAGCGTTCCGTCCTCGCCGTCGTCCCCGACgcgacgcttcagctccacacCACGCTGACGCCGTCTTTCCTCGGCCTCTCCTCTTCGTCCGGCTTGCTCCCGGCGTCCAACGGCGCCACGGACGTCGTCATCGGCGTCATGGACACCGGCGTGTACCCCATCGACCGGGCCTCATTCGCGGCGGACCCATCGGTGCCGCCACTTCCGCCTGGCAAGTTCAGAGGGAGCTGCATCTCAGCTCCGTCGTTCAATGCCTCCGCGTACTGCAACGGCAAGCTCGTCGGCGCCAAGGCCTTCTACGAGGGGTACGAGCTAGAACTTGGGCGTTCAATGAACGAGATGGAGGAGTCGAGGTCGCCGCTCGACACCAACGGCCATGGCACGCACACCGCGTCCACAGCCGCCGGATCCGCTGTGGCGGACGCGGCCTTGTACGGCTATGCCAGAGGGAAAGCCGTCGGCATGGCCCCGGGCGCGCGCATCGCGTCCTACAAGGTGTGCTGGAAATACGGGTGCATGACCTCTGACGTAGAAGAGCTAGCGCAGCGTGGAATAGATGCCATAGAACAAGTGGTATTCTTCCAAGGAAGACCCAATAAAAGAAAATAA
- the LOC127329508 gene encoding uncharacterized protein, producing the protein MALEAIYGDDLAVLENKGALRHFQIYIRYELQNAAEVCARFSPVNRIGEDRGCPDDCLEQHEEDKGDDFSYSCSFEHLPPLILTCLLPQSYPSKEPPYFTVTAKWMDGPSVSQLCEMLDTVWADLPGEEVVYRWIEWIHTSSLPHLGFDNKITLGPDIPKHKGDSRAISRSLSLESVIPLMLSYNSRKCHQVFLEDLHMCMICLNQSKGSNFIKLPCQHLFCVKCMETLCRMHVKDGTFFQLVCPDTKCNVSIPPYLLKRLLGKEEFERWDKLTLEKALDSMSDVVQCPRCAISCLEDEDSNAQCPKCCFVFCSVCKDPRHPGKLCLTLEEKLQRQQASGKMATRGMVEDMISVKLLYNNARSCPKCQMTISKTDGCNKVVCSSCDQTFCFRCGKAIIAGYAHFRLAV; encoded by the exons ATGGCACTGGAGGCAATATACGGGGACGATCTCGCTGTACTAGAAAACAAAGGAGCGCTCCGCCATTTTCAG ATTTACATACGGTACGAATTGCAAAATGCCGCTGAAGTGTGCGCTAGGTTTTCTCCAGTCAATAGAATTGGAGAAGACAGAGGATGTCCTGATGATTGTCTAGAACAACATGAGGAGGATAAAGGGGATGACTTCTCCTATTCTTGCAGCTTTGAGCACCTACCCCCTCTAATATTGACATGCTTGCTCCCGCAGTCCTATCCAAGCAAAGAGCCCCCATATTTTACAGTCACCGCTAAATGGATGGACGGGCCTAGTGTTTCTCAGCTCTGTGAGATGCTTGACACCGTTTGGGCAGACCTGCCGGGGGAAGAAGTTGTGTACCGATGGATTGAGTGGATACACACTTCTTCTTTGCCACACCTCGGGTTCGACAACAAAATAACATTAGGTCCAGATATTCCTAAGCACAAAGGAGATAGCCGTGCAATCTCTAGAAGTCTCTCATTGGAGTCTGTGATCCCTTTGATGCTCAGTTACAATAGTAGGAAGTGTCATCAAGTTTTTCTTGAGGATCTCCACATGTGCATGATTTGCCTTAACCAGAGCAAAG GTTCAAACTTCATCAAGCTTCCGTGCCAGCACTTGTTCTGTGTCAAGTGCATGGAGACCTTATGCAGGATGCATGTGAAGGATGGTACTTTCTTTCAGTTGGTATGCCCTGATACTAAGTGCAATGTTTCTATTCCGCCGTATTTGCTAAAGAGGCTTCTGGGAAAGGAAGAATTTGAGCGTTGGGATAAGCTTACTCTTGAGAAGGCATTGGACTCAATGTCAGACGTGGTCCAGTGTCCAAGGTGTGCAATCAGTTGCTTGGAGGACGAGGATAGCAATGCGCAATGCCCAAAATGTTGTTTTGTTTTCTGTTCGGTGTGCAAGGACCCGCGCCATCCAGGAAAGTTGTGTCTAACTCTGGAAGAAAAGCTCCAGCGGCAGCAG gcATCAGGCAAGATGGCCACACGGGGGATGGTGGAGGACATGATTAGTGTAAAACTGCTTTACAACAATGCTAGATCATGTCCGAAATGTCAAATGACCATCAGCAAAACTGACGGATGCAACAAAGTTGTGTGTAGCAGCTGTGATCAGACATTCTGCTTCCGCTGTGGCAAGGCTATCATCGCTGGCTATGCCCATTTCAGGTTGGCAGTCTGA